The Deltaproteobacteria bacterium genome includes the window GAAAGATCTTTGGCACGGCTCAAATTTATCCGCGATTTCCTTGAAGAATCCGCTGTTACAATCAACTCGGCACTGGACGTAAAAGGGGTCGTTAAAATCAAAGGCAGCAAGTCGGTGTCCCTCAAGGCCGACCTTTTGCGGCACGTACGCCTTAACCCCATGACCGGGAAAGTGCTCCTTCTTGGAGAACCGGGCGGCGGAAAAGGCATCACCGCGAGCTACTTTCACTCTCTTTCCATAGAAGAGATTAGAAAAAACGATCATCTCTTGAAAGAAACCATTGAAACCGTTGCGGATAAGCTTGTTTCCATCTTCATGCTTCCTAAGGCTCAGGAAATCCTTTCCGCCCCGGAGAAGGAGGAAGAGGTGAGGGCCTCAAAGTTACTGGCATTTGTCAAGGCCCAGCTTCAGGGAACCATGTGGTGGAGGTGGGATATGCCTGAGAATGATAAGCATAAGCCACCCGGCCCGTCTCCCTGGGACTGCCGGAGTGATGGGCTGTGCCCTCGTGTCCCTTCGAATTTTGCCAATATCCTTGACGGTGAACTTGAAAAAGAGCCGTGCGGATCATGCCCGTTAAAAAGCCACGTCGAAATTCTCCGTCCAAAATTCAAACCGCTGAACCTCATCCAAAATACGAAATCCATCCGCTTATCCATTCAATTCATGGCCCATTATCTGGCGAGACTGTTTTATGCGGTTTTCGGGCTTGGAAACAACCCGAAACCCAAAGATAGGTGGAATTATATTCAGGTTCTGTGCGGCGTTCTGGCCAACCAAGGGCCGGAATTCATCTCCTCCATGAGAAAACTGTTCGGCACTGCGGAGAAAGTAGAGATGCCGTTGCCGGGCCTTTTTCAGACGGCAAGCTATATGGCCGGCACCATCTTTCTGGATGAGATAGCCGATTGTCCCATCAAGATACAGGACAATTTACTGGCCCCCCTTGAAGAAAAAAAAGTCGTTAGACTTGGGTGGGAGTCCATTGAAGAGGATGTTTCAAACATCAGGATCGTGGCGGCGACCTACAAGGACTTGAGGGTATTGGTTAAACAATACCGGGCCACACTGGACAGCGACACACCCAGGGGCTTTAGACCCGATCTTTTGAGCCGGTTGGCCCTGTTCCCCCCGGTATACCCATCCTCTGTGACCGATTATTTGCTCTATGACAACAAAAATCACATGGAGCGAAACACGAATCGAATGGAGTTTGTCTCCATCATGCATGAAATTCTTTGTAAAAAGACTGGTGATGTGAAACACCCCGATGACGATCTGAGACGGCGCTTTCTGGGAGATCTATTTGATACCGTGGATAAGTATATCAAAGACACCATGGCAATGATGGATTTTCCGGAGGCCCGGTTTTCTGAAATAAGAAAAGATCTTGTAAAAAAAGTAACAACAAGATTGTTCGTGGGAGTCATTGATGCGCTGGCGCTGGCTGAAAAACAGGCAGAGCATTTTGCCGCGGCGTTAAACGAGAAAACTGAAAAACAACCGACTGTAAAAACTAAAGAACCCGATATCAAAGCGATAACTGAAATCGTCTTAAAGGCAAGGGAACAAAAAGGATCCAACGATGTACAATCGCAGATGGAAAACCGATTGAACGGTTTTTACAGCCAAACCGAGGAGCAGATCAAAAAGCTCGTCTGGGATCTTGGCATTGATGAAAAAAAGGGATCGGACATAAAGAAAGCTCTTCTTAACGGTTTTGCATTGAAAATCGACCGGGTAATAAAGATGCCCGACAATGATGATTTTAACAGACGACGGGAAACCTTTTTAAACGCCCGGATGAGCGAAATTATCCGTGTTAACCTGCCGAAACTGCTGAATTTCATCGTCACTTCCGATGCCTGATCTCCTATCCATCAAAAACCTTGCCGTAAGCATTGAAAAAGAGTCTATTCATACCTTCCTCCTGAGGGACGTGTCTCTTGAAGTTAAAAAAGGAGAAATAACGGCTCTCGTTGGGCAGAGCGGAAGTGGAAAAACAACAACCGCCCTGGCCGTCCTAGGTCTTCTCGCCTTTCAAATTCCCGGTGTGAAAACGGAAGGCGGGGTTTTCTTTCAGGAAAATGACATTCTCACCATGTCCGACAAAGAACGTGGAGACATCATGGGCAGGAGGATCACCTTTATCCCACAATCCGCTTATTCCACTCTTAACCCTTTTCTTTCCATACGCAGGCAGGCCGTTGACATCGCCGCAAGAGGAGAGCTTTCCCCTGAAAAAGCCGTGGACCGTTTTCACATGCTCCTTTCCTTGCTTCACTTTCCCGATCCCGATTTCATTCTTAAAGCCTATCCGTACCAGCTCTCCGGGGGCATGCGGCAAAGAGCCCTGGTGGCCATGGCCCTGCTCAACGAGCCGGATCTGCTTGTTGCGGATGAACCTACAACGGCGGTTGACCGAACCAATCAGGTAAAGGTATTGGATTTGATCCGATCCGTTTGCGACGAGCGGGGAATGGGCGCGCTCGTAATCACCCATGACATGACCGTGGCCGCCAGAATCGCCGATTTCATGACAGTGCTTCTTTCAGGCCTGGTCATGGAAGCCGGGAATGTGGAACATGTGCTGAGGCAACCACTCCACCCCTACACGGCCGACCTTTTAACCTCACTTTACCGGGTGGACGACAAACCCGTGGCCCATCGACCCGAAACGAGCAAGTCCGGAGCGTGTTGTCCGTTTATGAACAGATGCGGTTATGCGGAAAAGGTCTGCGGTGAGAGAGTGCCGGAACCGATCCGGACGTCGAACGGGAGTTGCGTGAGATGCCTTATGAAGGAAAAGCCTCCCCTCCCAAGGCCGGACCCATCAGGCAACCAAGTGTGGTCCTTGTCCGGACATGCGGCCCCTTTAATAACCGTCCGGGATCTGTCGGTGCGCTACGAATCCGATCTAACGCTCCGGAGCCTGTTCTTCAAATCGAAGAACAAGAATGCCGTAAATCATCTCTCTTTTGATGTTCTTCCGGGCCAATGCATCGGGATCGTCGGCGAAAGTGGTGCCGGGAAGACCACGGCCATGAAGGCCGCAACCCGCCTCATCCCTCTTCAAAACGGCACCGTCACCTTTGAGGGAATCGATTTGACCCGTATGAAATACGGCGCCCTGAAGAAATACCGGGCACGGATGCAGATGTTGTTTCAAAATCCCGATGCGAGCCTGAACCCGAAAATGCGCATCAGGGACATTCTGCTGGAGCCCGTAAAACTGCATCAGTCTTACCCGGACAGGATGAGCATTGAAAGGGCAACGGCCGACCTCATAGCGCAACTTGACCTTGAACCCCGTTTGCTGAACCGATTTCCAGGGGAACTGAGCCATGGACAGAAACAACGCGCCGCCATCGCAAAAGCGCTGCTATTGAACCCCGCGCTTCTTTTTGCGGATGAACCGGTAAGCGCCGTGGATCCCCATATCCGATCACGGATACTGGGCTTGTTCAGAAACAGACAGAAGCAGGGGATGGCCCTGGTGATGATCTCTCATGATCTGGAAATCGTCAGTATTATGAGTTCCTATCTTCTTGTGATGTATCGGGGAAACGTGGTTGAATGCGGCCCTTCCGAAAAAGTGTATGATCACCCTGCCCATCCTTATACAAAAACGCTCATATCCTCACTTCTCACCACCGATCCCGAGCAAGAACGGGCTCGACGCTCGAAACCGTCCCTTTTTTCCGACATGGAAAAGAAACCTTTACTGGGTTGTCCCTATTATGCCTATT containing:
- a CDS encoding sigma-54 factor interaction domain-containing protein gives rise to the protein MKMEEVEDFEFFLKYTHLRTQYADCQKQFNKSPDAALKKLRVIYARESLEWMARVLAFVETSPEEANDPENQTLTFLDYEVHDKTDPLKVSPALRHLADSDQKRAKIWSNFLSNKDVGVVSFERSLARLKFIRDFLEESAVTINSALDVKGVVKIKGSKSVSLKADLLRHVRLNPMTGKVLLLGEPGGGKGITASYFHSLSIEEIRKNDHLLKETIETVADKLVSIFMLPKAQEILSAPEKEEEVRASKLLAFVKAQLQGTMWWRWDMPENDKHKPPGPSPWDCRSDGLCPRVPSNFANILDGELEKEPCGSCPLKSHVEILRPKFKPLNLIQNTKSIRLSIQFMAHYLARLFYAVFGLGNNPKPKDRWNYIQVLCGVLANQGPEFISSMRKLFGTAEKVEMPLPGLFQTASYMAGTIFLDEIADCPIKIQDNLLAPLEEKKVVRLGWESIEEDVSNIRIVAATYKDLRVLVKQYRATLDSDTPRGFRPDLLSRLALFPPVYPSSVTDYLLYDNKNHMERNTNRMEFVSIMHEILCKKTGDVKHPDDDLRRRFLGDLFDTVDKYIKDTMAMMDFPEARFSEIRKDLVKKVTTRLFVGVIDALALAEKQAEHFAAALNEKTEKQPTVKTKEPDIKAITEIVLKAREQKGSNDVQSQMENRLNGFYSQTEEQIKKLVWDLGIDEKKGSDIKKALLNGFALKIDRVIKMPDNDDFNRRRETFLNARMSEIIRVNLPKLLNFIVTSDA
- a CDS encoding ATP-binding cassette domain-containing protein, which encodes MPDLLSIKNLAVSIEKESIHTFLLRDVSLEVKKGEITALVGQSGSGKTTTALAVLGLLAFQIPGVKTEGGVFFQENDILTMSDKERGDIMGRRITFIPQSAYSTLNPFLSIRRQAVDIAARGELSPEKAVDRFHMLLSLLHFPDPDFILKAYPYQLSGGMRQRALVAMALLNEPDLLVADEPTTAVDRTNQVKVLDLIRSVCDERGMGALVITHDMTVAARIADFMTVLLSGLVMEAGNVEHVLRQPLHPYTADLLTSLYRVDDKPVAHRPETSKSGACCPFMNRCGYAEKVCGERVPEPIRTSNGSCVRCLMKEKPPLPRPDPSGNQVWSLSGHAAPLITVRDLSVRYESDLTLRSLFFKSKNKNAVNHLSFDVLPGQCIGIVGESGAGKTTAMKAATRLIPLQNGTVTFEGIDLTRMKYGALKKYRARMQMLFQNPDASLNPKMRIRDILLEPVKLHQSYPDRMSIERATADLIAQLDLEPRLLNRFPGELSHGQKQRAAIAKALLLNPALLFADEPVSAVDPHIRSRILGLFRNRQKQGMALVMISHDLEIVSIMSSYLLVMYRGNVVECGPSEKVYDHPAHPYTKTLISSLLTTDPEQERARRSKPSLFSDMEKKPLLGCPYYAYCNTKKDICENEEPTLKEFNKGHWSACFAVNV